The Tistrella mobilis genome window below encodes:
- the gltA gene encoding citrate synthase, whose product MTENTAVRAGTVTITDDISGQSHELPIFGGTAGNKVIDIRTLGGKTGYFTFDPGFMATASCESKITFIDGDKGELLHRGYPIDQLATQSNFLEVAYLLLNGELPNKDEYATFERNITRHTMLHEQLTKFFTGFRRDAHPMAVMVGVVGAMSAFYHDSTDINDPAHRVIASHRLIAKVPTIAAMAYKYSIGQPFVYPRNDLGYAENFLHMMFSVPCETYEVNPVLAKAMDRILILHADHEQNASTSTVRLAGSSGANPFACIAAGIACLWGPAHGGANEAVIKMLEEIGSADRIGEFVKRAKDKDDPFRLMGFGHRVYKNFDPRATIMRQTCHEVLGELGITDEPLLDIAMKLEKIALEDEYFVERKLYPNVDFYSGIILRAMGIPTSLFTVLFAVARTVGWVAQWKEMIEDPTQKIGRPRQLYTGAAVRDYVDMNAR is encoded by the coding sequence ATGACCGAGAACACCGCCGTCCGTGCTGGTACCGTCACCATCACCGACGATATCAGCGGACAGAGCCACGAGCTGCCGATCTTCGGCGGCACTGCGGGCAACAAGGTGATTGATATCCGCACCCTCGGCGGCAAGACCGGCTATTTCACCTTCGACCCCGGCTTCATGGCCACGGCGTCCTGCGAGAGCAAGATCACCTTCATCGACGGCGACAAGGGCGAGCTGCTCCATCGGGGCTATCCGATCGACCAGCTCGCCACCCAGAGCAACTTTCTGGAAGTCGCCTATCTGCTGCTGAACGGTGAACTGCCGAACAAGGACGAATACGCGACCTTCGAGCGCAACATCACCCGCCACACCATGCTGCACGAGCAGCTGACCAAGTTCTTCACGGGCTTCCGCCGTGATGCGCATCCGATGGCGGTGATGGTCGGCGTGGTTGGCGCGATGTCGGCCTTCTATCACGACAGCACCGACATCAATGATCCGGCGCATCGTGTGATCGCCTCGCACCGTCTGATCGCCAAGGTTCCGACCATCGCGGCGATGGCCTACAAGTACTCCATCGGCCAGCCCTTTGTGTATCCGCGCAACGACCTGGGCTATGCCGAGAACTTCCTGCACATGATGTTCTCGGTGCCGTGTGAGACCTATGAGGTGAACCCGGTCCTGGCCAAGGCCATGGATCGCATCCTGATCCTGCACGCCGACCACGAGCAGAACGCCTCGACCTCGACCGTGCGTCTCGCCGGTTCGTCGGGTGCCAATCCGTTCGCCTGCATCGCGGCCGGCATCGCCTGCCTCTGGGGCCCCGCTCATGGCGGCGCCAACGAGGCGGTGATCAAGATGCTGGAAGAGATCGGCTCGGCCGACCGCATCGGCGAGTTCGTGAAGCGGGCGAAGGATAAGGACGATCCGTTCCGCCTGATGGGCTTCGGTCACCGCGTCTACAAGAACTTCGATCCGCGCGCGACGATCATGCGCCAGACCTGCCACGAGGTTCTGGGCGAGCTGGGCATCACCGATGAGCCGCTGCTCGACATCGCCATGAAGCTTGAGAAGATCGCGCTGGAAGACGAGTATTTCGTGGAGCGCAAGCTCTACCCGAACGTCGACTTCTACTCGGGCATCATCCTGCGTGCCATGGGCATCCCCACCAGCCTGTTCACCGTGCTGTTCGCGGTGGCGCGCACCGTCGGCTGGGTCGCCCAGTGGAAGGAAATGATCGAGGATCCCACCCAGAAGATCGGTCGCCCCCGTCAGCTCTACACCGGCGCTGCCGTCCGCGACTATGTGGACATGAACGCGCGCTGA
- a CDS encoding PAS domain-containing protein — protein MDRRIWGLTFAMAALGLALIQLVRVEGERRDAVAEATRQLSRDAASAEIAITGLLRDASARLDRLAGELTPLLHTGGEGLQAGGEGALTARLRTRLPHDLGGATLRVTDGTGRILVQLGEVLPLAPSSLLAVTVHDRTLALPPDAVPRLMPNGLFMAADRDRVVLSLPIAGETGAGQDGRPEGVVVMLLGRSVFRQITDSLVPKGNTAITLADAAGGQIVLTGGTPVTTAADLVERPVDGFPLRLIAARTIAPGEASWGWLAVNLGGSLLTGLLAGAAAVLLLAPARRQNAADMRPGEGDATVMRGLELARAAVWQHDARTRHVSVLPGLPALGIGVIGTADLFERVAPAERQALLAALADLGGGRRNTLDMVLTIPPPGTGTPRYLRVVGGALPDGGRSTGLIHDVTEAEAALRRAGDRLRSLTEIQSLSGIASWSWPIGAPRVWCADELFSAFGLDSPPDGAIDAPQFQAMVLAEDRPRVREALRQARRGTVSALDFRLLRIDGRIVRMHGAAAPGFDDDGQVVRINGALAVDPGADPA, from the coding sequence ATGGATCGACGGATCTGGGGGCTGACATTCGCGATGGCCGCACTGGGGCTGGCGCTGATCCAGCTCGTTCGGGTCGAGGGTGAGCGGCGGGATGCGGTCGCAGAGGCCACACGACAGCTGAGCCGTGATGCCGCATCCGCAGAGATTGCGATCACCGGCCTGCTGCGTGACGCTTCCGCCAGGCTCGATCGCCTGGCCGGGGAACTTACCCCCCTGCTCCACACGGGTGGGGAGGGGCTTCAGGCCGGCGGGGAGGGGGCGCTCACCGCCCGGCTGCGCACGCGACTGCCGCACGATCTCGGCGGTGCGACCCTGCGTGTAACCGATGGTACCGGCAGGATTCTGGTTCAACTGGGGGAGGTTCTGCCGCTGGCTCCGTCGAGTCTGCTTGCGGTCACCGTTCACGATCGCACGCTGGCGCTTCCGCCCGATGCCGTGCCAAGGTTGATGCCGAACGGGTTGTTCATGGCAGCCGACCGGGACCGGGTGGTCCTCAGCCTGCCGATCGCCGGCGAGACGGGCGCTGGACAGGACGGACGCCCCGAGGGTGTGGTGGTGATGCTGTTGGGCCGGTCCGTCTTCCGGCAGATCACCGACAGTCTGGTCCCCAAGGGAAACACAGCCATCACCCTTGCCGATGCCGCCGGAGGGCAGATCGTTCTCACCGGAGGAACGCCCGTCACGACCGCTGCCGATCTGGTGGAACGTCCGGTCGACGGCTTCCCGTTGCGACTGATCGCGGCCCGCACCATCGCCCCGGGCGAGGCCAGTTGGGGATGGCTGGCGGTTAATCTCGGCGGCAGTCTGTTGACCGGCCTGCTGGCCGGAGCGGCGGCGGTTCTGCTGCTGGCACCGGCACGCCGGCAGAATGCGGCGGATATGCGCCCGGGAGAGGGCGATGCGACGGTGATGCGCGGGTTGGAACTTGCACGGGCGGCTGTCTGGCAGCATGACGCACGCACCCGTCATGTGAGTGTTCTGCCTGGCCTGCCGGCACTTGGTATCGGCGTCATCGGCACGGCGGATCTGTTCGAACGGGTTGCGCCTGCAGAGCGACAGGCGCTGCTTGCGGCACTCGCTGATCTGGGGGGCGGGCGCCGCAATACACTCGACATGGTGCTGACGATTCCGCCGCCGGGGACCGGGACGCCCCGCTATCTGCGGGTCGTGGGCGGGGCGCTGCCGGATGGCGGCCGCTCCACCGGCCTTATCCACGATGTCACTGAAGCCGAGGCGGCGCTCCGCCGGGCCGGCGACCGGCTGCGGTCGTTGACCGAGATCCAGTCGCTGTCGGGCATCGCGTCCTGGAGCTGGCCGATCGGTGCACCGCGGGTGTGGTGTGCCGACGAGCTGTTCTCCGCCTTCGGGCTGGACAGCCCGCCCGACGGAGCGATCGACGCGCCGCAGTTTCAGGCCATGGTCCTGGCGGAAGACCGGCCGCGGGTGCGCGAGGCTTTGCGCCAGGCCCGGCGCGGCACCGTTTCGGCGCTTGATTTCCGCCTGTTACGCATTGACGGCCGGATCGTGCGGATGCATGGGGCCGCGGCCCCCGGCTTCGATGACGACGGGCAGGTGGTGCGCATCAACGGCGCACTTGCAGTCGATCCGGGGGCCGACCCGGCCTGA
- the dapB gene encoding 4-hydroxy-tetrahydrodipicolinate reductase: MTVTNPIRVCVAGVTGWTGGEVARAVAAAADLDLAGGIARSAAGRRLDELVPGALPEVVIAADVEAALAAGGIDVLVDYTHPSAVAAHTEAALARGVHVVIGTSGLDAAAYERIAASAKAAGRGVVASGNFAITAALATRFSLIAARYIPHVEVVEIAGPAKPDAPSGTARELAERLGRVARPEMPRGTVPVAPDKVLGDPALRGGTIGGVQVHSLRLPSYAASIDAHFAVAGARLVISHDAGKDAKAYVDGTLLAIRKVSEVTGLVRGLDVLLFGPDDAAAGVQA, from the coding sequence ATGACCGTCACCAACCCGATCCGCGTCTGTGTCGCCGGCGTCACCGGCTGGACCGGTGGCGAGGTCGCCCGCGCGGTCGCCGCCGCCGCCGACCTCGACCTCGCCGGCGGGATTGCCCGATCCGCCGCCGGCCGCCGGCTGGACGAGCTGGTCCCGGGGGCCCTCCCCGAGGTCGTGATTGCCGCAGATGTGGAGGCGGCGCTTGCAGCAGGCGGGATCGACGTTCTGGTGGACTACACCCACCCTTCGGCCGTCGCCGCCCATACCGAGGCGGCGCTGGCACGGGGTGTCCATGTGGTGATCGGCACCTCTGGCCTGGATGCGGCGGCCTATGAGCGGATCGCCGCCTCGGCGAAGGCCGCCGGCCGCGGCGTGGTCGCCAGCGGCAATTTCGCCATCACGGCGGCGCTCGCCACCCGCTTCTCGCTGATCGCCGCCCGCTATATCCCGCATGTGGAGGTGGTGGAGATCGCAGGCCCCGCCAAGCCGGATGCGCCTTCGGGCACCGCGCGGGAACTGGCCGAGCGGCTGGGGCGCGTCGCGCGGCCTGAGATGCCCCGGGGCACCGTGCCGGTGGCCCCCGACAAGGTGCTGGGGGATCCGGCGCTGCGTGGTGGCACGATCGGCGGCGTGCAGGTCCATTCGCTGCGCCTGCCCAGCTATGCCGCGTCGATCGATGCCCATTTCGCCGTCGCCGGTGCGCGGCTGGTGATCTCCCACGATGCCGGGAAGGATGCCAAAGCCTATGTCGACGGCACCTTGCTCGCCATCCGCAAGGTGTCGGAGGTGACCGGTCTGGTGCGCGGGCTCGACGTCCTGCTCTTCGGTCCCGATGATGCGGCGGCGGGAGTGCAGGCATGA
- a CDS encoding FMN-binding glutamate synthase family protein — MTAKTEIGGAERSITLDRTIRHGTFILIACATLCCLVLGAAVEAEILWALVVLVPLVVLGIVDLGQERHAIRRNYPVVGHLRWAFEALRPYLRQYIVEDDLEGRPYDRLARSLVYERAKGDEDAQPLGTQLDVYAPRYEAIVHSIAPRPVATEPFRVKVGGPQCTRPYHAQVLNISAMSFGSLSARAIEALNLGAARGGFYHDTGEGGLSPYHRMHGGDLVWELGSGYFGCRDEHGRFDPDLFAETARLDQVKMIEIKLSQGAKPGHGGMLPGPKVTAEIAATRKVPQGVDCISPARHSAFDDPQGMMRFVARLRELSGGKPVGIKLCVGQPHEIFAIVKAMRSTGILLDFIVVDGAEGGTGAAPREFSDHLGLPLREGLVLVRNALVGAALHPHVRIGAAGKMVSAFDIAAALAIGADWCNAARAFMFSIGCVQSVKCHTGRCPTGVATQDPDRQKGLVVEDKAERVRRFQSRTVHALAELVAAAGLDHPSDLEPRHLLHRRSPNEIVPMDRLYPFLTPGALIDAPDATPYASEWAAADPASFAPRRAA, encoded by the coding sequence ATGACCGCGAAGACCGAAATCGGCGGAGCGGAACGCAGCATCACGCTCGACCGGACCATCCGGCACGGCACCTTCATCCTGATCGCCTGCGCCACCCTGTGCTGCCTGGTCCTGGGGGCCGCGGTCGAGGCCGAGATCCTGTGGGCGCTGGTGGTGCTGGTTCCGCTGGTGGTGCTCGGAATCGTCGATCTCGGCCAGGAGCGGCATGCGATCCGGCGCAACTATCCGGTGGTCGGGCATCTGCGCTGGGCCTTCGAGGCGCTTCGGCCATATCTGCGCCAGTACATCGTGGAAGACGATCTGGAAGGTCGTCCTTATGACCGTCTGGCCCGCAGCCTGGTCTACGAGCGTGCCAAGGGGGACGAGGACGCCCAGCCACTTGGCACCCAGCTCGACGTCTACGCGCCGCGCTACGAGGCGATCGTGCATTCGATCGCTCCCCGGCCGGTGGCGACCGAGCCCTTCCGGGTGAAGGTGGGCGGGCCACAATGCACAAGGCCCTATCACGCGCAGGTGCTCAACATCTCGGCCATGAGCTTCGGCTCGCTCAGTGCACGCGCGATCGAGGCGCTGAACCTGGGGGCGGCCCGTGGCGGCTTTTATCACGACACCGGCGAGGGCGGGCTCAGCCCTTATCACCGCATGCATGGCGGCGATCTGGTCTGGGAGCTGGGATCGGGCTATTTCGGTTGCCGTGACGAGCATGGCCGCTTCGACCCCGACCTCTTTGCCGAGACCGCCCGGCTCGATCAGGTGAAGATGATCGAGATCAAGCTGAGCCAGGGCGCCAAGCCCGGCCATGGCGGCATGTTGCCCGGCCCCAAGGTGACGGCCGAGATCGCCGCCACCCGCAAGGTGCCGCAGGGCGTCGACTGCATCTCGCCGGCCCGGCATTCCGCCTTCGACGACCCGCAAGGCATGATGCGTTTCGTGGCCCGGCTGCGGGAGCTTTCCGGCGGCAAGCCGGTCGGGATCAAGCTTTGTGTCGGCCAGCCGCACGAGATCTTCGCCATCGTCAAGGCGATGCGCAGCACGGGCATCCTGCTCGACTTCATCGTCGTCGACGGCGCCGAAGGCGGGACTGGTGCGGCGCCGCGTGAATTCTCGGACCATCTGGGCCTGCCGCTGCGCGAAGGGCTGGTGCTGGTGCGCAATGCCCTGGTGGGTGCGGCCCTGCACCCGCATGTGCGTATCGGTGCGGCCGGCAAGATGGTCAGCGCCTTCGACATCGCCGCGGCGCTCGCGATCGGTGCCGACTGGTGCAACGCCGCCCGGGCCTTCATGTTCTCGATCGGCTGCGTACAGTCGGTGAAGTGCCATACGGGGCGCTGCCCGACCGGCGTGGCGACCCAGGATCCCGATCGTCAGAAGGGGCTGGTGGTGGAAGACAAGGCCGAGCGGGTGCGCCGCTTTCAGTCGCGAACGGTGCATGCCCTGGCGGAACTGGTCGCGGCCGCCGGGCTGGACCATCCCTCCGACCTGGAGCCGCGCCATCTGCTCCACCGGCGGTCACCCAACGAGATCGTGCCGATGGACCGGCTCTATCCCTTCCTGACCCCCGGCGCGCTGATCGATGCGCCGGATGCCACGCCCTATGCCTCGGAATGGGCGGCCGCGGATCCCGCGAGCTTCGCGCCGCGTCGCGCTGCCTGA
- a CDS encoding alpha/beta fold hydrolase gives MRHNLPLCRRFDHPAGTIAWDRFGETGPDLVLIHGTPFNAAVWAPVAAALVSRARVHLLDLAGYGQSRVPPGSDVSLHVQDGILADWMAHLDLAGPPLVVAHDFGGATALRAHLLRGTEMSGLILADAVMLRPWGSPFVAHVRDHAAAFAGLPDHLHRALVAAYVAEAAHRPIPDDILTDILDAWGDAHGRQAFYAQIAWMDPAATDETVPHLGRLRCPAEVLWGLEDRWLPAGQGHDLARAIGCRFTGIAGAGHLVQTDAPAVLVAAILDRLAAR, from the coding sequence ATGCGTCACAACCTGCCGCTCTGCCGTCGCTTCGACCATCCCGCCGGCACCATCGCCTGGGACCGTTTCGGAGAGACAGGACCGGATCTCGTGCTGATCCATGGCACCCCGTTCAACGCCGCGGTCTGGGCACCGGTCGCCGCGGCGCTCGTATCGCGGGCCCGGGTGCATCTGCTCGATCTGGCCGGCTATGGTCAGTCGCGGGTACCGCCGGGATCCGATGTGTCACTCCATGTCCAGGACGGGATCCTGGCCGACTGGATGGCGCATCTGGATCTCGCCGGACCGCCATTGGTTGTCGCCCATGATTTCGGCGGGGCGACGGCACTCCGCGCCCATCTGCTCCGCGGGACGGAGATGTCGGGGTTGATCCTGGCGGATGCGGTGATGCTCCGGCCCTGGGGCTCCCCCTTCGTCGCCCATGTACGCGACCACGCTGCGGCCTTCGCCGGCCTGCCCGACCATCTGCATCGGGCGCTGGTTGCGGCCTATGTGGCCGAAGCCGCCCACAGGCCGATCCCGGACGACATCCTCACCGATATCCTGGATGCCTGGGGAGATGCCCATGGCCGACAGGCTTTCTACGCCCAGATCGCATGGATGGATCCGGCCGCCACCGACGAAACGGTGCCGCATCTGGGCCGTCTGCGCTGCCCGGCCGAGGTGTTGTGGGGGCTGGAGGATCGCTGGCTGCCGGCGGGACAGGGACACGACCTCGCCCGCGCCATCGGCTGCCGTTTCACAGGCATCGCCGGTGCCGGTCATCTGGTGCAGACCGACGCCCCGGCGGTGCTGGTTGCGGCGATCCTGGACAGGCTCGCCGCCCGCTGA
- a CDS encoding DUF1499 domain-containing protein, whose protein sequence is MPLDDSALPPELFDLPAFSGDQKPGWCLAAPEGALRVRPHIPTGPLQAGPDRLLAAMARCVRAQPRSRILAADTTLYRIDAIQRTRVCRFTDDVSLWAMPVPMPDGRIAAAPVILSRSRIGRWDMGTNRRRVECWLATMLGFCSG, encoded by the coding sequence ATGCCTCTGGACGATAGCGCACTTCCCCCCGAGCTGTTCGACCTTCCGGCGTTCAGCGGCGACCAGAAGCCGGGCTGGTGTCTGGCCGCTCCTGAAGGCGCGCTTCGCGTGCGGCCGCATATCCCGACCGGCCCGCTGCAGGCCGGCCCCGACCGTCTGCTCGCCGCCATGGCCCGTTGCGTGCGGGCCCAGCCGCGCAGCCGGATCCTGGCGGCCGATACCACGCTCTACCGGATCGACGCCATCCAGCGCACCCGGGTCTGCCGCTTCACCGACGACGTCTCCCTCTGGGCCATGCCGGTACCGATGCCGGACGGCCGTATCGCAGCCGCGCCGGTGATCCTGTCACGCTCCCGCATCGGCCGCTGGGACATGGGCACCAACCGCCGCCGGGTGGAATGCTGGCTGGCCACGATGCTCGGCTTCTGCAGCGGCTGA
- a CDS encoding LysR family transcriptional regulator, with protein sequence MDHLTSMAVFARVVEAQSFSSAARALGLSKSAVSKHIGRLEDRLGARLLNRTTRRLSLTEMGEVYYRHCARILREAEEADLEVGRLQDEPRGTLRINAPMSFGLLHLAPCLPGFMKAHPHVRVEVALDDRFVDVVEEGYDLVVRIGNLADSSLIARKLAESRTMIVATPAYWETHGRPRHPRDLSRHNCLEYAYLSTRNEWRFRTIDGGESIAVRVSGSLNANNGQILCDAALAGAGVARLPAFIIGSDVAAGRLEAVLTEFAPPPVDIYAVYPHNRHLSAKVRAFIDHYVDWLRQRRQEMPFS encoded by the coding sequence ATGGACCATCTGACCAGCATGGCGGTCTTCGCGCGGGTGGTGGAGGCGCAGAGCTTCTCGTCCGCCGCCCGGGCGCTGGGCCTGTCCAAATCCGCCGTGTCCAAACATATCGGCCGGCTGGAGGACAGGCTCGGTGCCCGGCTGCTGAACCGCACCACCCGCCGGCTCAGCCTCACCGAGATGGGCGAGGTTTATTACCGCCATTGCGCCCGCATCCTGCGCGAGGCGGAGGAGGCGGATCTGGAGGTCGGCCGCCTGCAGGACGAGCCGCGCGGCACGCTGCGCATCAACGCGCCGATGTCCTTCGGCCTGCTGCATCTGGCCCCCTGCCTGCCCGGCTTCATGAAGGCCCACCCCCATGTCCGGGTCGAGGTCGCACTCGACGACCGTTTCGTCGACGTGGTCGAGGAAGGCTACGACCTGGTGGTCCGCATCGGCAATCTGGCCGACAGCAGCCTGATCGCCCGCAAGCTGGCCGAGAGCCGGACGATGATCGTCGCCACCCCGGCCTATTGGGAAACTCATGGTCGGCCCCGCCATCCACGCGACCTCTCCCGGCATAACTGCCTTGAATATGCCTATCTCTCCACCCGCAACGAATGGCGCTTCCGGACCATCGATGGTGGTGAAAGCATCGCCGTCCGGGTCTCGGGCTCCCTCAACGCCAATAACGGCCAGATCCTGTGCGATGCCGCCCTTGCCGGCGCCGGCGTCGCCAGACTGCCCGCCTTCATCATCGGTTCAGACGTCGCGGCCGGACGCCTTGAGGCAGTGCTCACGGAATTCGCACCGCCCCCCGTCGATATCTACGCGGTATATCCACATAACCGGCATCTGTCGGCAAAGGTCCGTGCCTTCATCGATCATTACGTCGACTGGCTGCGCCAGCGGCGCCAGGAGATGCCCTTCTCCTGA
- the wrbA gene encoding NAD(P)H:quinone oxidoreductase: MTKVLVLYYSTYGHIETMAGAVAAGAAEVDGVEVTVKRVPELMPRDVAEKAGAKLDQAAEVASPAELADYDAIIFGAPTRFGNVASQMRNFLDQTGGLWAQGKLLGKVGSVFVSTGTGGGNESTALTLWPTLAHHGMVIVGLPYAVAPELADISEVMGGSPYGAGTIAGPDGSRMPSEKELSTARAQGRHVAGIAKKLAAG; the protein is encoded by the coding sequence ATGACCAAGGTTCTGGTTCTCTACTACAGCACGTATGGCCACATCGAGACCATGGCCGGCGCCGTGGCCGCCGGTGCCGCCGAGGTAGACGGCGTCGAGGTGACCGTGAAGCGGGTGCCCGAGCTGATGCCGCGCGACGTGGCCGAAAAGGCCGGCGCCAAGCTGGATCAGGCGGCCGAGGTGGCCTCGCCTGCCGAGCTGGCCGATTATGACGCGATCATCTTCGGCGCACCGACCCGTTTCGGCAATGTCGCCTCGCAGATGCGCAACTTCCTCGACCAGACCGGCGGCCTCTGGGCCCAGGGCAAGCTGCTCGGCAAGGTCGGCAGCGTGTTCGTGTCGACCGGCACCGGCGGTGGCAACGAGTCGACCGCGCTGACGCTCTGGCCGACGCTGGCGCATCACGGCATGGTCATCGTCGGCCTGCCCTATGCGGTGGCGCCTGAACTGGCCGACATCTCGGAAGTGATGGGTGGCAGCCCCTATGGCGCCGGCACCATCGCCGGCCCCGACGGCAGCCGGATGCCGAGCGAGAAGGAACTCTCCACCGCCCGCGCCCAGGGGCGTCACGTCGCCGGCATCGCGAAGAAGCTGGCTGCCGGCTGA
- a CDS encoding glutathione S-transferase family protein: MGVMIDGVWHDRWYDTAKTGGRFEREASRFRDRLATEPGGEGLPAEPGRYHLYVSLACPWAHRTLIWRRLKRLEQAISVSVVDPRMGSAGWTFGAPAEAGEGAAPFAGATGDGLFGNRALYDVYARANPRYSGRVTVPVLWDKARGTIVNNESAEIVRMFDRAFDHLAPEHGNPDLILCPDALRDEIDAVNADVYDSINNGVYKAGFATTQDAYEAAVVPLFDALDRMEARLADGQGWLVGGRMTEADLRLFTTLVRFDPVYHGHFKCNLRRIADYPMLTALTARLLAVPAIRETVDDAHIRWHYYWSHTTINPTRVVPLGPAEPPRLDPSWPAPALD; the protein is encoded by the coding sequence ATGGGCGTGATGATCGACGGCGTCTGGCACGACCGCTGGTACGACACCGCAAAAACCGGCGGCCGCTTCGAACGCGAAGCCAGCCGTTTCCGCGACCGGCTGGCGACCGAACCCGGTGGTGAGGGGCTGCCGGCTGAACCCGGGCGCTACCATCTTTATGTCTCGCTCGCCTGCCCCTGGGCGCATCGCACGCTGATCTGGCGGCGGCTGAAGCGGCTGGAACAGGCGATTTCGGTGAGCGTGGTCGATCCGCGCATGGGCAGTGCCGGCTGGACCTTCGGCGCACCCGCCGAGGCGGGGGAGGGGGCTGCCCCCTTCGCTGGTGCCACCGGTGACGGGTTGTTCGGCAACCGGGCCCTGTACGATGTCTATGCCCGTGCCAACCCCCGATACAGCGGCCGGGTGACCGTGCCAGTGCTCTGGGACAAGGCCCGTGGCACCATCGTCAATAATGAGAGCGCCGAGATCGTGCGCATGTTCGACCGCGCCTTCGACCATCTGGCGCCTGAGCATGGCAATCCCGATCTGATCCTGTGCCCCGACGCATTGCGCGATGAGATCGACGCGGTCAACGCCGACGTCTACGACAGCATCAACAACGGCGTCTACAAAGCGGGCTTCGCCACCACCCAGGACGCCTACGAGGCGGCCGTCGTGCCGCTGTTCGATGCTCTCGACCGCATGGAAGCCCGGCTCGCGGACGGGCAGGGCTGGCTGGTCGGCGGCCGGATGACCGAGGCGGATCTGCGCCTGTTCACCACGCTGGTGCGCTTCGACCCGGTCTATCACGGGCATTTCAAGTGCAACCTGCGCCGCATCGCCGATTATCCGATGCTGACCGCACTCACCGCCCGGCTGCTGGCGGTGCCGGCGATCCGCGAAACGGTCGACGACGCCCATATCCGCTGGCACTACTACTGGAGCCATACGACCATCAATCCGACCCGGGTGGTGCCGCTCGGCCCGGCGGAGCCGCCGCGCCTCGATCCGTCCTGGCCGGCGCCTGCGCTCGACTGA